Proteins encoded in a region of the Haloarchaeobius salinus genome:
- a CDS encoding MBL fold metallo-hydrolase: MRVTFLGTGSAMPTADRHQTGILLEGDERPLLVDCGAGTLHRLARTNVGYEGVSSVLLTHHHLDHVSDLMALLKARWLAGEDHLEVVGPTGTKELVDGLLDVHDYLDGRVDLTVREVGPHEFSVAGFDVEAFEVRHSLPCLAYKFDGAFAFSGDTEAFPGLAAFAEGAAVLAHDCSFPDGVDVDNHPTPSELGRALSGHEIGRVYLTHLYPHTNGEHEAMLSSIAEHYDGDVRFADDMLSLSIE, from the coding sequence ATGCGCGTCACGTTTCTCGGAACGGGGAGTGCGATGCCGACGGCGGACCGGCACCAGACCGGCATCCTGCTGGAGGGCGACGAACGGCCGTTGCTGGTCGACTGCGGGGCGGGGACGCTCCACCGGCTCGCCCGCACGAACGTCGGCTACGAGGGCGTCTCCTCGGTCCTCCTGACCCACCACCATCTCGACCACGTGTCGGACCTCATGGCGCTGCTGAAGGCGCGCTGGCTGGCTGGCGAGGACCACCTCGAGGTCGTGGGCCCGACGGGGACGAAGGAGCTGGTGGACGGGTTGCTCGATGTGCACGACTACCTCGACGGACGGGTCGACCTCACGGTGCGGGAGGTCGGGCCGCACGAGTTCTCGGTCGCGGGCTTCGACGTGGAGGCCTTCGAGGTGCGGCACTCGCTGCCGTGTCTGGCCTACAAGTTCGACGGCGCGTTCGCGTTCTCGGGTGACACGGAGGCGTTCCCTGGACTGGCGGCGTTCGCGGAGGGGGCGGCGGTGCTGGCGCACGACTGCTCGTTCCCGGACGGCGTGGACGTGGACAACCACCCGACGCCGTCGGAGCTGGGGCGGGCCCTGTCGGGCCACGAGATCGGCCGGGTGTACCTCACGCACCTCTACCCGCACACAAACGGCGAGCACGAGGCGATGCTGTCGTCCATCGCGGAGCACTACGACGGGGACGTGCGCTTCGCCGACGACATGCTCTCGCTGAGCATCGAGTGA